From Prochlorococcus sp. MIT 1223, the proteins below share one genomic window:
- the ftsH gene encoding ATP-dependent zinc metalloprotease FtsH, which yields MNKRWRNISLYVLMVIIVIFVGSAFFDQSDTAKTAKTLRYSDFLQAVEGNQVSRVLISPDNGTAQVVENDGSRAKVNLAPDKDLIGLLEEHKVDIAVQPTTEPKPLQQAATSLLFPIILLGGIFFLFRRSQSGGGGNPAMSFGKSKARLQMEPSTQVTFGDVAGIEGAKLELAEVVDFLKNPDRFTAVGAKIPKGVLLVGPPGTGKTLLAKAVAGEAAVPFFSISGSEFVEMFVGVGASRVRDLFEQAKKNAPCIVFIDEIDAVGRQRGAGLGGGNDEREQTLNQLLTEMDGFEGNTGIIIIAATNRPDVLDAALMRPGRFDRQVTVDRPDYQGRLQILNVHARGKTLAKNVDLDQIARRTPGFTGADLANLLNESAILAARKNLTEVSNEEVGNAIERIMAGPEKKDRVMSERRKKLVAYHEAGHAVVGALMPDYDPVQKVSIIPRGQAGGLTFFTPSEERMESGLYSRSYLQNQMAVALGGRVAEEIIFGEDEVTTGASNDLKQVAQVARQMIMKFGMSDKLGPIALGRSQGGMFLGRDIAAERDFSEDTAATIDSEVSELVEIAYKRANKVLKENRVVLDELAEMLIEQETVNSEELHELLIRNQVKIAEYV from the coding sequence TTGAACAAACGCTGGCGAAACATTAGTCTCTATGTACTAATGGTTATTATTGTAATTTTTGTTGGTAGTGCTTTCTTCGACCAATCTGATACTGCTAAGACTGCCAAAACCCTTCGATATAGTGACTTTTTACAAGCTGTCGAAGGGAATCAAGTTAGTAGAGTCTTAATATCTCCAGACAATGGAACTGCTCAAGTTGTCGAAAATGATGGAAGTCGAGCAAAAGTAAATCTTGCACCAGATAAAGATCTGATAGGACTGCTTGAAGAACACAAAGTAGATATAGCTGTTCAACCGACAACTGAACCAAAACCCTTACAGCAAGCCGCAACTAGCTTGCTTTTTCCCATAATTTTACTAGGGGGTATATTCTTTCTTTTTCGAAGATCTCAATCAGGCGGTGGTGGCAACCCAGCCATGAGTTTTGGAAAAAGTAAAGCCAGATTGCAAATGGAACCATCCACCCAAGTCACATTTGGGGATGTTGCTGGTATTGAAGGAGCCAAGCTTGAATTAGCAGAAGTTGTGGACTTTCTAAAAAATCCTGATCGATTTACGGCAGTTGGAGCGAAAATACCAAAGGGCGTTTTGTTAGTTGGCCCTCCTGGAACTGGAAAAACACTTCTTGCTAAGGCAGTTGCAGGAGAAGCGGCAGTTCCTTTCTTTTCAATATCAGGATCAGAATTTGTAGAAATGTTTGTTGGAGTTGGAGCGAGCAGAGTAAGAGACCTCTTTGAACAAGCTAAAAAAAATGCGCCATGCATTGTATTTATAGACGAAATAGATGCCGTTGGTAGGCAAAGAGGAGCAGGACTTGGAGGAGGTAATGATGAGAGAGAGCAAACTCTAAATCAACTATTAACAGAGATGGATGGATTTGAAGGTAATACTGGAATTATCATTATTGCGGCTACTAATAGACCTGATGTACTTGATGCAGCTCTAATGCGGCCAGGTAGATTTGATCGTCAAGTAACTGTAGATAGACCAGACTACCAAGGCAGATTACAAATATTAAACGTACATGCCAGAGGCAAAACTCTTGCTAAAAATGTTGATCTAGATCAAATCGCAAGAAGAACACCAGGCTTTACTGGAGCAGACCTAGCAAATCTTTTAAACGAATCTGCAATTCTTGCTGCAAGAAAAAATCTAACGGAAGTTAGCAATGAGGAAGTAGGAAATGCTATCGAAAGGATTATGGCTGGACCAGAGAAAAAAGATCGTGTTATGAGTGAAAGGCGCAAAAAACTAGTTGCTTACCATGAAGCTGGCCATGCGGTTGTGGGCGCATTAATGCCCGATTACGATCCAGTGCAAAAGGTATCTATTATTCCAAGAGGACAAGCTGGCGGGCTAACCTTTTTCACACCTAGTGAAGAAAGAATGGAATCAGGACTTTATTCAAGATCATATTTGCAAAATCAAATGGCTGTAGCTTTAGGAGGGCGTGTAGCAGAAGAAATTATTTTTGGAGAAGATGAAGTAACGACTGGCGCATCTAATGACCTCAAACAAGTGGCTCAGGTCGCAAGGCAAATGATCATGAAATTTGGGATGAGCGACAAACTAGGCCCTATTGCATTAGGGAGATCTCAAGGAGGAATGTTTCTTGGCAGAGATATTGCTGCAGAGAGGGATTTCTCAGAAGACACTGCTGCAACAATAGATTCAGAGGTATCTGAACTTGTTGAAATTGCATATAAACGAGCAAATAAAGTTCTCAAAGAAAACCGAGTAGTTCTTGATGAGTTAGCTGAGATGCTGATTGAACAAGAA